The Rubidibacter lacunae KORDI 51-2 genome window below encodes:
- a CDS encoding DUF192 domain-containing protein translates to MTERALRSPGRWVLWMLSGMLLLGCGGFAWEASGPIAQLPREGQTLPIEARAILGGETIYLEVARSPQQQAIGLMFRSDLAPDRGMVFPFESQRIARFWMKNVSIPLDMLFVRDEEIVAIEANVPPCNEDSCPLYGPSDVPVDVVIELAGGRADELGVHVGDRVAIEPLER, encoded by the coding sequence ATGACAGAGCGCGCACTGCGATCGCCCGGACGATGGGTACTGTGGATGCTGAGTGGAATGCTCCTGCTCGGCTGTGGCGGTTTTGCATGGGAGGCAAGCGGACCGATTGCTCAACTTCCACGCGAAGGACAGACACTTCCAATTGAAGCTCGAGCAATCCTCGGCGGCGAGACGATTTACTTAGAAGTGGCCCGATCGCCCCAGCAGCAGGCAATTGGGTTGATGTTCCGCAGCGACCTCGCGCCCGATCGCGGCATGGTGTTCCCATTCGAGTCGCAACGAATTGCACGCTTCTGGATGAAGAATGTCAGCATTCCTCTGGATATGCTGTTCGTTCGCGATGAAGAGATCGTTGCCATTGAAGCGAACGTGCCGCCCTGCAACGAAGATTCATGTCCACTCTACGGTCCTTCAGACGTACCCGTGGATGTCGTCATCGAACTAGCGGGCGGTCGAGCTGACGAACTCGGCGTCCATGTGGGCGATCGCGTTGCAATCGAACCCCTAGAGCGCTGA
- the nblR gene encoding response regulator transcription factor NblR, with the protein MTTVQSSGFAPDSRPCVLLVEADRSFARQVRADAGDAGYALHVAPDVKSAWQQYQELQPALVAIDCAHLGPPGLTLCRRIRATGTRIPLLLLMARASVEDRVACLEAGADDYIAPPYRADLFLQLMRLYLQPAEEETEQLHFGDLVLDIAMRRAIRNTRSIDLTMKEFELLKYLMLHPGEVLTREQILENVWSYDYAGESNVIEVYIRYLRIKMEDEGEKRLIQTVRGVGYVLRES; encoded by the coding sequence TTGACTACCGTGCAATCATCGGGATTTGCTCCAGATAGCCGTCCTTGCGTTTTACTCGTCGAGGCCGATCGCTCTTTTGCCCGTCAGGTGCGGGCGGATGCCGGCGATGCCGGATACGCACTGCACGTTGCTCCGGATGTTAAATCAGCTTGGCAGCAATACCAAGAGCTGCAGCCCGCGCTGGTGGCGATCGACTGCGCCCACCTCGGACCACCAGGACTGACCCTTTGCCGACGGATTCGCGCTACGGGAACGCGCATTCCGTTGTTGTTGTTGATGGCACGCGCGTCGGTCGAAGACCGCGTTGCTTGTTTGGAAGCAGGCGCAGACGATTACATTGCCCCCCCCTACCGGGCCGATTTATTTTTGCAGCTGATGCGGCTGTACCTGCAGCCGGCAGAAGAAGAGACCGAGCAGTTGCACTTTGGTGACTTAGTGCTGGACATAGCAATGCGTCGCGCAATCCGCAACACTCGCAGTATCGACCTGACGATGAAAGAATTCGAGCTGCTTAAGTACTTGATGCTGCACCCCGGTGAAGTCTTGACGCGCGAGCAAATTCTCGAGAATGTTTGGAGCTACGATTACGCTGGCGAGTCGAACGTCATCGAAGTATACATTCGCTATCTCCGCATCAAAATGGAAGACGAAGGGGAGAAGCGCTTGATTCAAACCGTGCGCGGAGTCGGCTATGTATTGCGAGAGTCGTGA
- a CDS encoding HU family DNA-binding protein: protein MNKGDLIDQIAEKTTVTKKQADAVLTAALDTIMEAVSDGEKVTLVGFGSFESRERKAREGRNPKTGDKMEIPATRVPAFSAGKSFKEKVAP, encoded by the coding sequence ATGAACAAAGGTGATTTAATCGATCAGATTGCAGAGAAAACAACCGTCACCAAAAAGCAGGCGGATGCCGTATTGACGGCAGCGCTCGATACGATTATGGAAGCGGTTTCGGATGGCGAAAAGGTCACGCTGGTGGGCTTTGGGTCGTTCGAGTCGCGCGAGCGTAAGGCTCGCGAAGGTCGCAATCCGAAAACTGGAGACAAGATGGAAATCCCGGCGACGCGCGTCCCGGCATTTTCGGCAGGTAAGTCGTTCAAGGAGAAGGTTGCTCCCTAG
- a CDS encoding 4-hydroxy-3-methylbut-2-enyl diphosphate reductase: MDTKAFKRSLHHSPNYHRKGFGHEAETSRTMSAEYESNLIAQIRESGYRLQVGELTIRLAEAFGFCWGVERAVAIAYETRQHFPNERIWITNEIIHNPGVNQRLRDMEVGFIPVINDRKDFSVVDSGDVAILPAFGASVPEMQLLKDKGCTIVDTTCPWVSKVWNSVEKHKKRRFTSIVHGKYAHEETVATSSFADKYLVVLNLDEARYVTDYILQGGNRDDFLAKFAVASSSGFDPDRDLERVGIANQTTMLKSETAQIGKLFERTMLSKYGPQELDDRFMSFNTICDATQERQDAMLDLVEADLDLMLVIGGFNSSNTTHLQEIAIERGIPSYHIDAPERIGPGNRIEHKPLGRDLIVTDNWLPDGTLVVGVTSGASTPDRAVEISIRKLLDIKAPSVPAAG, encoded by the coding sequence ATGGACACCAAAGCCTTCAAGCGATCGCTCCACCACTCTCCGAACTACCACCGCAAAGGATTCGGGCACGAGGCCGAAACCTCCCGCACCATGAGCGCCGAGTACGAGAGCAATCTCATTGCTCAAATTCGCGAGAGCGGTTACCGCCTTCAAGTTGGCGAACTCACCATCCGCCTGGCTGAAGCCTTTGGTTTTTGCTGGGGCGTTGAGCGCGCTGTCGCGATCGCCTACGAAACTCGACAGCACTTTCCCAACGAACGCATCTGGATTACCAACGAAATTATCCACAACCCCGGCGTCAACCAGCGGCTGCGCGACATGGAAGTCGGCTTCATTCCCGTTATCAACGATCGCAAGGACTTCTCCGTCGTAGACTCTGGCGACGTAGCGATCCTACCTGCCTTCGGCGCGAGTGTACCGGAGATGCAACTCCTTAAAGACAAAGGTTGTACGATCGTCGATACCACATGTCCGTGGGTGTCCAAGGTTTGGAATTCAGTCGAGAAACACAAGAAACGCCGCTTTACCTCGATCGTTCACGGTAAATACGCCCATGAAGAAACCGTTGCCACGAGTTCCTTCGCCGATAAATATCTTGTCGTTCTAAATCTCGACGAGGCTCGCTACGTAACCGACTATATTCTGCAGGGCGGCAATCGAGATGATTTCCTGGCCAAATTCGCCGTCGCCAGTTCGTCCGGCTTCGATCCCGACCGCGACCTCGAACGCGTCGGCATCGCCAATCAAACCACGATGCTTAAGAGCGAAACCGCTCAGATCGGCAAGCTCTTCGAGCGCACGATGCTAAGCAAATACGGACCTCAGGAACTCGACGATCGCTTTATGAGCTTCAATACCATCTGCGACGCCACTCAAGAGCGCCAAGATGCCATGCTCGATCTCGTCGAAGCCGATCTCGACTTGATGCTTGTCATCGGCGGCTTTAACTCATCCAACACCACCCACTTGCAAGAAATCGCGATCGAACGCGGCATTCCCTCTTATCACATCGACGCACCCGAGCGCATCGGTCCCGGTAACCGCATCGAACACAAGCCCCTAGGCCGCGACCTCATCGTCACCGATAACTGGTTGCCCGATGGCACGCTCGTAGTCGGTGTGACCTCTGGAGCTTCCACCCCCGACCGCGCGGTTGAAATCTCGATCCGCAAATTGCTTGATATAAAGGCTCCGTCTGTCCCAGCTGCCGGCTGA
- the pilM gene encoding type IV pilus assembly protein PilM — protein sequence MLQRFKGSLFGRDNKGVGIEVAPERISVAQVRTSEKGYQLKSLVTREVPEGVCEEGRIVDPGAVAELIQSILETESIKAKRVTASVPMRDSIVRLIPIPAELDDAELRDIVLNQEAALYLPYPREEVDLDYQKLGYFEDEDGIEKVQVLLVATRREVTDTYLDIFRRANLEVGVLEINSFALIRTIREQLRQFGSSDAAVLVDIEFDSTELAIIVDGIPQFNRTVPIGTYQLQSALSRAMNLPPTRNTEHLQEMTIPVPTAEAQRGDTAPLNPGMNALQRGLGELADEIRRSIDFYLSQSEGVEVAHILLAGPGGGIGQLDEFFSHRLGVPTTQIDPIATLSLQTNLDIPAIQRPGLGTVLGLGLREV from the coding sequence ATGCTGCAGCGTTTCAAGGGTTCACTCTTCGGCCGCGATAACAAAGGAGTCGGGATCGAAGTCGCACCTGAGCGAATTAGTGTCGCTCAGGTGCGAACGTCAGAAAAAGGATATCAACTCAAGTCTCTGGTGACTCGCGAGGTGCCTGAGGGGGTCTGCGAAGAGGGGAGGATTGTCGATCCGGGTGCTGTTGCCGAACTCATTCAAAGCATTCTCGAAACGGAGAGCATCAAAGCCAAGCGCGTCACTGCTTCCGTACCGATGCGCGATTCCATTGTGCGGCTAATTCCGATTCCGGCCGAACTCGATGACGCAGAGTTGCGGGATATCGTCCTCAATCAGGAAGCTGCGCTCTATCTGCCCTACCCGCGAGAAGAAGTCGATCTCGACTATCAAAAACTCGGTTATTTTGAAGACGAAGATGGTATCGAGAAAGTGCAGGTGTTGCTGGTAGCCACGCGGCGTGAGGTTACCGACACCTACCTAGACATTTTTCGGCGAGCCAACTTAGAGGTTGGAGTACTGGAAATCAATAGTTTCGCACTCATTCGCACGATCCGCGAGCAGTTACGGCAGTTCGGGTCAAGCGATGCCGCCGTCCTTGTCGATATCGAATTCGACAGCACCGAACTCGCCATCATTGTTGATGGCATTCCGCAGTTCAACCGCACGGTACCAATCGGCACTTATCAGCTGCAGAGCGCGCTGTCACGGGCAATGAATTTGCCGCCGACACGCAACACGGAACACTTGCAGGAGATGACGATTCCCGTGCCGACAGCCGAAGCCCAGCGCGGTGACACGGCTCCACTCAATCCGGGCATGAATGCCCTGCAGCGGGGATTGGGCGAGCTGGCGGACGAAATTCGACGCTCGATCGATTTCTATTTGAGTCAGAGCGAGGGGGTTGAAGTCGCGCATATCCTGCTGGCCGGACCGGGAGGCGGTATCGGTCAACTCGATGAGTTTTTCTCGCACCGCCTCGGGGTGCCGACAACGCAGATCGATCCGATCGCGACGCTGTCACTTCAGACAAATCTCGATATCCCGGCAATTCAGCGTCCGGGACTGGGAACGGTTTTAGGATTAGGACTGCGGGAGGTATAG
- a CDS encoding histidine phosphatase family protein produces the protein MSTRVILVRHGQSTYNLEKRIQGRSDASVLTPHGRTDAERVAAALRGLSFDAIYCSPLRRARETAEIICSGLESAPPLQPTERLLEVDLPLWENLTKHDVLERYPDEYRCWHEQPHEFVMRAGDREFAPVLELFAQARQFWEELLDRHAGGTVLIIAHNGINRSAIATAIGMDPARYQTLQQSNCGINVLNFTGKLGETVQIESLNQTAHLGIPLPPPRRETGIRMLLVRHGETEWNRASRFQGQIDVPLNDTGREQGRRAADLLKTVPLDFAVTSPMLRPKETAELILSQQTQPVALDLKAPLVEIAHGEWEGKLEPEIKVAYPDLLRMWKETPAVVQMPGGENLAQVWERATACWQDVVRQQAMQATGNGVRTGIVVAHDAINKSILCALLGLEPKDFWSVKQGNGAVSVIDYPDGLEGMPVLQSINITTHLSSGVLDKTAAGAL, from the coding sequence TTGAGCACGCGCGTCATCCTCGTTCGCCACGGGCAAAGTACCTATAACCTCGAAAAACGCATTCAGGGACGCAGCGATGCTTCCGTGCTCACGCCGCACGGTCGCACCGATGCCGAGCGCGTCGCAGCTGCTCTGCGAGGACTGTCATTCGACGCGATTTATTGCAGCCCGCTCCGCCGCGCTCGCGAAACGGCCGAAATTATCTGTTCTGGGTTGGAGTCGGCACCGCCGCTGCAGCCGACCGAGCGTCTTTTGGAAGTAGATCTGCCGCTCTGGGAAAACCTGACCAAGCACGATGTACTGGAGCGCTACCCTGACGAGTACCGTTGCTGGCACGAACAGCCCCACGAGTTCGTCATGCGCGCGGGCGATCGCGAATTTGCCCCAGTACTCGAGCTTTTTGCTCAAGCACGCCAGTTCTGGGAAGAACTTCTAGACCGACATGCAGGCGGTACGGTACTCATCATCGCCCATAACGGTATCAACCGCAGCGCGATCGCGACAGCGATCGGGATGGATCCAGCTCGCTATCAAACTCTACAGCAATCGAACTGCGGCATTAATGTCCTGAACTTCACTGGCAAACTCGGCGAAACTGTACAAATCGAATCGCTCAACCAGACCGCCCATCTGGGTATTCCCCTGCCACCACCACGTCGGGAAACGGGCATCCGCATGTTGCTAGTGCGCCACGGTGAAACCGAGTGGAATCGCGCATCGCGGTTCCAGGGGCAAATTGACGTACCGCTTAACGACACCGGTCGCGAACAAGGCCGCCGCGCCGCCGACTTGCTGAAGACCGTGCCGCTGGACTTTGCTGTTACCAGTCCGATGCTGCGTCCGAAGGAAACCGCCGAACTCATCCTGTCGCAACAAACTCAACCGGTTGCCCTCGACCTAAAAGCGCCGCTCGTAGAAATCGCCCATGGTGAGTGGGAAGGCAAACTGGAACCGGAAATCAAAGTTGCCTATCCAGATTTGTTGCGGATGTGGAAAGAAACACCCGCGGTGGTGCAAATGCCCGGTGGTGAAAACCTCGCGCAAGTTTGGGAGCGTGCCACGGCTTGCTGGCAAGATGTCGTCCGCCAGCAAGCCATGCAGGCAACTGGCAATGGCGTCCGCACTGGTATTGTCGTGGCTCACGATGCCATCAACAAGTCGATCCTATGCGCGTTGCTCGGTCTAGAGCCGAAGGACTTCTGGAGCGTCAAGCAGGGCAACGGTGCGGTCAGCGTCATTGACTACCCAGATGGCCTGGAGGGCATGCCCGTGCTGCAATCGATTAACATCACCACTCACCTCAGTTCGGGCGTGCTCGACAAAACTGCTGCTGGCGCCCTATAG
- a CDS encoding secretin and TonB N-terminal domain-containing protein, with translation MKRPYQQLATLLGAAVLAAPPLAASARPLQQVNGFRQQHLLVQAANPQVLFPNPGVTIDGQPALSNATGVRVTPVRPTRPRAVAPPVGDMAVSTIDTSPAVVDLGTSVRVPRLVLREAPVREVLSLLARSANLNLVFSGEGGDEGTQTISVDLEDESVQEAFNAMLQLSGLQANRRGRTIFVSTELPAAARNLIARSYRLNQVDAGTAATFLATQGAAVQILEQLEEQVIDPETQRIVRTILQPPDIRPLTARQPDEAGVEAPLLLQGLTVTTDERLNSLTLIGETRIVEIATGMLTQLDARRRQVAVNVKIVDVNLAGMQNFSSSFSFAAGDTFVVSDEGNAVINFGRRNPPSAASAVAPGAILPPITGLGLGDGASIQPFFDFQGNAPFGDVTFAVPEGTTSGAFPPGVFARPNFGTNANPLQPGISGIEPDGRIRYSPPGLLQTPDRFLALIQAQITSGNAKILTDPTLVVQEGQESTVRLVQDVITSVTTEVDTESGVRTVTPLIGEAGLVLNVNIERIDDNGFVSMSVTPVISTIADIEEFDSGFGTDNLIALLARREVSSGLIRMRDGQTLILTGIIQDSEVTTVSKWPILGDLPIIGALFRSSNTDTQRDEVVVLVTPQVMDDSLDAGYGYGYTPGPDARQLLQQQGFPPVPPNVGE, from the coding sequence GTGAAACGACCTTATCAGCAACTGGCGACTTTATTGGGGGCTGCCGTCTTGGCAGCTCCACCCTTGGCGGCTAGTGCCCGGCCATTGCAGCAAGTGAATGGCTTTCGCCAGCAACACCTGCTAGTGCAAGCCGCAAATCCCCAAGTCCTTTTTCCCAACCCCGGCGTTACGATCGATGGGCAACCGGCGCTTTCCAACGCCACTGGAGTGCGCGTTACCCCCGTGAGACCGACGCGACCTCGAGCCGTGGCTCCCCCAGTTGGCGATATGGCAGTATCCACAATCGATACGTCGCCAGCCGTGGTCGATCTCGGCACCAGCGTGCGCGTGCCGCGTCTCGTTTTGCGCGAAGCACCCGTTCGCGAGGTGCTTTCTCTTCTTGCGCGATCGGCAAACCTCAATTTGGTCTTTTCTGGCGAAGGTGGCGACGAAGGCACGCAGACAATTTCTGTAGACCTCGAAGACGAGTCCGTTCAAGAGGCGTTTAATGCCATGCTGCAGCTCTCTGGTTTGCAGGCCAATCGACGCGGGCGCACGATCTTTGTCAGTACGGAACTACCCGCTGCAGCGCGCAACCTGATCGCGCGCAGCTATCGCCTCAATCAGGTGGATGCAGGAACTGCAGCCACATTCCTGGCAACTCAGGGAGCAGCCGTACAAATCTTGGAGCAACTCGAAGAGCAGGTAATCGATCCCGAAACCCAGCGAATCGTGCGTACAATCCTGCAACCCCCCGATATCCGCCCGCTCACCGCGCGGCAACCGGACGAAGCTGGTGTGGAAGCACCGTTACTTTTGCAGGGGTTGACGGTTACGACGGACGAGCGTCTGAACTCGCTCACCTTAATTGGTGAAACTCGGATCGTTGAAATTGCCACTGGTATGCTGACACAGCTTGACGCTCGACGCCGACAGGTCGCGGTCAATGTCAAAATCGTCGACGTCAACCTCGCTGGAATGCAAAACTTCAGCAGCAGCTTCTCGTTCGCTGCTGGCGATACGTTTGTCGTCAGCGATGAAGGCAACGCAGTTATCAACTTCGGACGCAGAAATCCTCCGTCCGCTGCTTCAGCTGTCGCTCCGGGAGCGATCCTTCCGCCGATTACCGGACTGGGACTGGGAGATGGAGCATCCATCCAGCCTTTCTTCGACTTTCAGGGGAATGCCCCCTTTGGCGACGTGACCTTTGCGGTTCCTGAAGGGACGACTTCCGGAGCTTTTCCCCCTGGCGTATTTGCACGTCCTAATTTCGGCACCAATGCTAACCCTCTCCAACCAGGAATTTCAGGTATCGAACCAGACGGACGCATTCGATATTCACCTCCGGGTCTGCTTCAGACTCCGGATCGATTCTTGGCGTTGATCCAAGCCCAAATCACTTCAGGTAATGCCAAGATTCTGACCGATCCGACTTTGGTAGTCCAGGAAGGTCAGGAATCGACGGTACGGTTAGTCCAGGATGTTATTACCAGCGTCACAACAGAGGTTGACACTGAATCCGGTGTGCGAACGGTGACGCCGCTGATCGGCGAGGCCGGCTTGGTCCTCAATGTCAATATTGAACGGATCGACGACAACGGGTTTGTCTCGATGTCGGTGACCCCAGTCATTAGCACGATTGCCGACATCGAGGAATTCGACAGCGGTTTTGGTACTGACAACCTTATTGCCTTGCTGGCTCGCCGAGAAGTCAGTTCGGGTTTGATCCGAATGCGCGACGGTCAAACGTTGATTCTAACTGGTATCATTCAAGACTCTGAGGTAACTACTGTAAGCAAATGGCCGATCCTGGGAGATCTGCCGATTATCGGTGCTTTGTTCCGCAGCTCCAATACCGATACACAACGCGATGAGGTGGTGGTGCTGGTAACGCCGCAGGTGATGGACGATTCACTGGATGCAGGCTACGGCTACGGCTATACGCCGGGTCCGGATGCGCGCCAACTCCTGCAGCAGCAAGGTTTCCCACCCGTTCCGCCGAACGTGGGCGAGTAA
- the sds gene encoding solanesyl diphosphate synthase has translation MTSVTSLFAPVDADLQVMTENLKQLVGAQHPLLGAAAEHLFGAGGKRLRPALVLLAARATMPGCDITQRHRRLAEIAEMIHTASLVHDDVVDEAEVRRKVPTVNALFDNRVAVLAGDFLFAQSSWYLANLDNLTVVKLLSEVIRDFAEGEIRQGLSQFDTTLTVERYLEKSYYKTASLIANSVKAAGVLSSVSAKVAEELYCYGRNFGLAFQIVDDILDFTATAEVLGKPVGSDLASGHLTAPVLFALEENPQLNAVIERRFSESGDLERALAWVERSKGVERARALASQFARTAVLHLDALPPSASRQALVELADYVLERLY, from the coding sequence ATGACTTCAGTGACCTCTCTCTTCGCGCCTGTCGATGCCGACCTGCAAGTGATGACCGAAAACCTGAAGCAGCTAGTCGGGGCCCAGCACCCGCTGTTAGGGGCGGCCGCCGAGCACTTATTTGGGGCCGGGGGTAAGCGCCTGCGTCCAGCACTTGTGCTTTTAGCTGCGCGAGCCACAATGCCCGGTTGCGACATTACGCAGCGGCATCGACGGCTGGCCGAGATCGCTGAGATGATCCACACAGCGAGCTTGGTGCACGACGATGTAGTCGACGAAGCAGAAGTCCGCCGCAAAGTCCCAACTGTCAACGCGCTGTTTGACAATCGCGTGGCGGTACTTGCCGGCGATTTCCTCTTTGCTCAGTCGTCGTGGTATCTAGCCAATCTGGACAACTTAACGGTGGTCAAGTTGCTATCCGAGGTGATTCGCGATTTTGCAGAGGGCGAAATCCGTCAGGGGTTGAGTCAATTCGACACGACGCTTACGGTGGAACGATATCTGGAGAAGAGTTATTACAAAACAGCATCGCTGATTGCCAACAGCGTTAAAGCGGCTGGTGTTCTCAGTAGCGTGTCCGCAAAAGTTGCTGAAGAGCTCTACTGTTACGGGCGCAACTTTGGTCTGGCTTTTCAAATCGTCGATGATATTCTCGATTTCACGGCAACCGCAGAAGTGCTGGGCAAACCAGTAGGTTCTGATTTGGCGAGCGGGCACTTAACAGCACCGGTCTTGTTCGCACTGGAAGAAAACCCACAACTGAATGCGGTCATTGAACGCCGTTTCAGTGAGTCTGGCGATCTCGAGCGGGCGCTGGCGTGGGTCGAGCGGAGCAAGGGAGTCGAGAGAGCGCGCGCGCTAGCCTCCCAGTTCGCGCGGACGGCGGTACTCCACCTCGATGCCCTGCCACCCTCGGCATCGCGACAGGCGCTCGTCGAGCTCGCCGACTATGTGCTCGAGCGTTTGTACTAA
- the cobD gene encoding threonine-phosphate decarboxylase CobD: protein MLPSSDDRVRLVPALSGHPRHGGNLFWAARLAGCPPESLTDFSASINPLGPPPNAIAAVQAAVCKLTAYPDPSYSRLRAVLGAQHGMEPEWVLPGNGAAELLSWAARELAELDAVETIVPGFADYERALQAFGGRMRSRRLVLETPEAIAATELPLPDVILRAGTGGDRVGLLINNPHNPTGKSFARSELLAALEHYALVVVDEAFIDFLPPDLQPSVVTEIASHPNLVVLRSLTKFYSLPGLRLGYAIAHPQRLQRWQQWRDPWPVNILAAAAGEAIVGDTAFQVRTRAWLPLERERLREGLAELPGLEPLASTTNFLLVRSRRSVLELQEQLLVRHRLLIRHCTTFPELGDRYFRTAVRDRADNDRLVAALADVLADGGHDSV, encoded by the coding sequence TTGCTCCCTAGTAGCGACGATCGCGTGCGGTTGGTGCCTGCTTTGTCCGGACACCCCCGCCACGGCGGCAATCTCTTTTGGGCAGCTCGTTTGGCGGGCTGCCCACCTGAGTCTTTGACGGACTTTTCAGCCAGTATCAATCCACTGGGTCCCCCTCCGAACGCGATCGCAGCCGTCCAAGCGGCGGTGTGCAAGCTGACGGCGTACCCAGATCCGAGCTATTCGCGGCTGCGGGCAGTGTTGGGCGCCCAGCACGGGATGGAGCCAGAATGGGTGCTACCGGGGAATGGTGCGGCAGAGCTGCTCAGCTGGGCGGCCCGCGAGCTGGCGGAGCTGGATGCCGTCGAGACAATCGTGCCGGGATTTGCGGACTACGAACGAGCGCTACAAGCATTTGGGGGGCGCATGCGATCGCGACGGCTGGTGCTGGAGACGCCGGAGGCGATAGCGGCGACCGAGCTGCCGCTGCCAGACGTAATATTAAGAGCGGGAACTGGAGGCGATCGCGTCGGACTGCTGATCAACAACCCGCACAATCCCACGGGGAAGTCATTTGCGCGGTCTGAGCTGCTGGCAGCGCTGGAGCATTACGCGCTAGTGGTGGTAGATGAAGCGTTTATCGATTTTTTGCCTCCGGACCTGCAGCCGAGTGTGGTGACGGAGATCGCGTCGCATCCGAATCTAGTGGTGTTGCGATCGCTGACAAAGTTTTACAGTTTGCCGGGGCTGCGCTTGGGGTACGCGATCGCGCATCCGCAGCGGTTGCAGCGCTGGCAGCAGTGGCGCGATCCGTGGCCGGTGAACATATTGGCAGCCGCGGCAGGTGAGGCGATCGTGGGAGATACGGCGTTTCAGGTGCGGACGCGAGCGTGGCTGCCGTTGGAGCGGGAGCGCTTGCGCGAAGGGCTGGCGGAGCTGCCGGGGTTAGAGCCGCTGGCGAGTACGACGAATTTTCTGTTGGTGCGATCGCGACGGTCGGTCCTGGAGCTGCAAGAGCAGTTGTTGGTGCGTCACCGCCTGCTGATCCGACACTGCACCACCTTCCCCGAGTTGGGCGATCGCTATTTCCGAACGGCGGTGCGCGATCGTGCGGACAACGATCGCCTGGTGGCTGCGCTGGCAGATGTATTGGCGGATGGCGGTCATGACAGCGTATGA
- a CDS encoding PilN domain-containing protein, which produces MYSLDVNFLKERRSEGQPQKDAVAASGVTASAIGSGNNVEGGVLPLAIGGVVALVLPLGMFAYWYLTQQQIASVERENAELQGELDTLTASQEKLEAARAQLATTQAEAEALANIFNDIKPSAALLQDLHDRIPDNVQVESILQANDGIIKLSGLANDFQAVNHFVLTLKRSDFLAPNSTNLESALQTVYPSEAVGAPEGVVPKLIVKYNIVTQLNDKPASELLPQLVDKGANGLVTRIRTLEERDLI; this is translated from the coding sequence ATGTATAGTCTCGACGTCAACTTCCTCAAGGAACGCCGATCTGAGGGGCAGCCTCAGAAAGACGCAGTTGCTGCCAGCGGTGTAACTGCTTCAGCTATTGGCAGCGGTAATAATGTCGAGGGCGGTGTGCTACCGCTGGCGATCGGTGGAGTCGTTGCTCTCGTGCTGCCGTTGGGCATGTTTGCCTACTGGTACCTCACGCAGCAGCAGATCGCCAGTGTTGAGCGAGAAAACGCTGAGCTGCAAGGAGAGCTCGACACTCTGACAGCCAGTCAAGAGAAGCTCGAAGCCGCTCGCGCTCAACTGGCTACCACCCAGGCAGAAGCCGAGGCACTGGCAAATATCTTTAACGACATCAAGCCCTCGGCAGCGCTTTTGCAGGATCTGCACGACCGCATTCCCGACAACGTTCAAGTTGAAAGTATCCTCCAGGCCAACGATGGCATCATTAAGCTCAGCGGGCTAGCCAACGATTTTCAAGCAGTCAACCACTTCGTACTGACTTTGAAACGTTCCGACTTCTTGGCTCCTAACTCAACTAACCTTGAAAGCGCGCTTCAAACTGTTTACCCCTCAGAAGCTGTTGGCGCTCCCGAAGGAGTCGTTCCGAAACTGATTGTTAAGTACAACATTGTCACGCAGCTGAATGACAAGCCAGCATCCGAACTCTTACCGCAGCTCGTGGATAAAGGGGCAAACGGTCTCGTGACGCGTATTCGCACGCTTGAGGAGCGAGATCTGATTTGA
- a CDS encoding TIGR02450 family Trp-rich protein codes for MPVQKRHMIGSKWTARQTTWGWRHFQVVNCKNHGRWVFAELVASCDDSIRFWLNAQQLRDPNLWQTGWKTLAEMNAPANDFDPDLTVIE; via the coding sequence ATGCCTGTCCAAAAACGACACATGATCGGTTCAAAATGGACGGCGCGGCAAACCACATGGGGCTGGCGTCACTTCCAGGTTGTTAACTGCAAAAACCACGGTCGATGGGTCTTTGCCGAACTCGTCGCCTCCTGTGATGACAGCATCCGCTTCTGGCTCAACGCCCAACAACTCAGGGATCCTAACCTTTGGCAAACCGGCTGGAAAACCCTGGCTGAAATGAATGCTCCTGCTAACGACTTCGACCCCGACCTCACTGTTATTGAGTAA